The genomic segment TTTTAAAGATAATCGGTGTTGCCGGCACAACAGCAGCTGTAGCTTCATCATGCTCAGAGCCTGTTGAGCAGATTATCCCTTATGTAATTCCACCTGAAGGAATTATCCCAGGGGTCCCTAATTATTATTCTAGTACGTGCAGGGAATGCTCAGCTGGATGCGGAATACAAATTAAAAATCGTGAAGGCAGGGCTATATTTATTGAGGGTAATCTTGAAAACCCAATAAACAAAGGCTCAGTTTGTTCAATGGGCCAAGCTTCACTCCAAGGTCTATATAACCCTGACCGTATTAGATCACCACTTACTAACATTAATAAAGATAGGCTCACACCACTAGGATGGGAAGCTGCGGAAAAGGCTCTTACAGAAAAAATTGAAGAAGCCAGAAGTAATGGTAAGACAGGAAATATAGTATTTCTATCCAATAATATTAACGGTGCATTAGGCGATTTAGTTGACGACTGGATGCAGGCCTTAGGAGGCAAGCACATTCAGTATGAGACATTTGCGCACGAGCCTTTAAAAGAAGCAAACAAAATATGCTTTGGAATAGATGCAATTCCATCATATCAGATACAAAACAGTAAATACTTACTTTCATTTGGAGCTGACTTTGTTGAAACATGGCTATCGCCGTCTGAATTCACAAGACAGTTCACCGATATGCACAGCCTAGAAGATAAGAGCATAGGACGCTTCGTTCATATTGAACCAAGGGCTTCTATGACTGCTACAAATGCTGATGATTGGATTTCTATAAAACCAGGAACCGACGCTGTGCTTGCTCTAGGAATTGCTAATCAGATTGTTTCGAGCGGTAATTCTCCAAATGGCGGCGGCGGACTAAGCGGACTTCTTTCACAATATACACTTGATAAAGTTTCAGAAATAACCGATGTTCCCCAAAATGTAATTACTCAGCTAGCAGATGAATTTGGCACAAAAGGGCCAAGTCTAGCAATTGGCGGCGGAGCAGCCGTTACCGGCACAAATGCGACTCAAACATTGGTTGCAATTAATATTCTTAACTATGTGGCTGGAAGCATTGGAGATACTATTGATTTTGGCGACACGCTTTCAATATCAACGGCAAGTTCGTTTGAAGATATATCATCACTTGCAAAATCAATGGAGAACGCAGAGGTCGATATACTTTTTATATACGACGTAAACCCGGTATTCACTCTTCCAACCCAGCTCAATTTTGGCGATGCTCTTACTAAAGTTCCTTTTGTCGTAAGTTTCTCAAGTTTCATGGATGAAACGACAGAGCATGCCAATCTTATAATGCCAAACAATACTCCTATAGAAAGTTGGGGCGACTACCAGCCTAGAGAGAGTGTGCACGGTCTAATTCAGCCAGCTATGAGCCCAGTATTTAATACAAAAGGCACAGGTGATGTGATTCTTTCTGTAAGCGGGCAGGTTGAAGAACTAAATGGAAGATACGAGCAAACGACATTCTACGATTATTTAAGAAATGCTTGGATGGAAAAATGGGCTTCAGATTCAGCATCATCAGGAGATTTTGAGGTCTTTTGGAAAGAGGCTCTTGAAAGAGGGGGAGTATACAAAGACTTGCCGTCAAAACAGGTCTCTTTGTCACCGTCAGTTGCGAACATGCAATTCCCCGAGGCCGAGTTTATCGGCGAGGGTGAATTTTATTTCATGGCCTACCCATCATACATTTTCTATGATGGAAGAGGAGCTAATAAACCTTGGCTTCAGGAGCTGCCCGAGGCAATAACAACGGGTGTATGGAGCTCTTGGGTAGAAGTACATCCTGATACGGCCAAGAAACTTGGAGTTGAATTAGGAGATTATCTATCAATTGAATCACCTCAAGGTGTTATTGAAACTCAAGTTTACATTTATCAAGGAGCTAGGCCTGACACTCTATCTGTCATGATAGGTCAGGGGCACACTAGTTACGGAAGATACGCTAAAGACAGGGGAGTTAACCCTATAAATATTCTGCCGCTCGCTACAGATTCACTCTCCGGAGGGTTTGCGTGGCTTTCAACAAAGGTAAACGCGGCAAAAGTAAATAAAA from the Thermodesulfobacteriota bacterium genome contains:
- a CDS encoding molybdopterin-dependent oxidoreductase, with translation MSEDKKGGIKRRDFLKIIGVAGTTAAVASSCSEPVEQIIPYVIPPEGIIPGVPNYYSSTCRECSAGCGIQIKNREGRAIFIEGNLENPINKGSVCSMGQASLQGLYNPDRIRSPLTNINKDRLTPLGWEAAEKALTEKIEEARSNGKTGNIVFLSNNINGALGDLVDDWMQALGGKHIQYETFAHEPLKEANKICFGIDAIPSYQIQNSKYLLSFGADFVETWLSPSEFTRQFTDMHSLEDKSIGRFVHIEPRASMTATNADDWISIKPGTDAVLALGIANQIVSSGNSPNGGGGLSGLLSQYTLDKVSEITDVPQNVITQLADEFGTKGPSLAIGGGAAVTGTNATQTLVAINILNYVAGSIGDTIDFGDTLSISTASSFEDISSLAKSMENAEVDILFIYDVNPVFTLPTQLNFGDALTKVPFVVSFSSFMDETTEHANLIMPNNTPIESWGDYQPRESVHGLIQPAMSPVFNTKGTGDVILSVSGQVEELNGRYEQTTFYDYLRNAWMEKWASDSASSGDFEVFWKEALERGGVYKDLPSKQVSLSPSVANMQFPEAEFIGEGEFYFMAYPSYIFYDGRGANKPWLQELPEAITTGVWSSWVEVHPDTAKKLGVELGDYLSIESPQGVIETQVYIYQGARPDTLSVMIGQGHTSYGRYAKDRGVNPINILPLATDSLSGGFAWLSTKVNAAKVNKKEQFVQLQYTTEQHDRDIAQSVSLVDLLEGNLHDEHHHPEADFYPPREYHKYRWAMNVDLQKCVGCGSCVTACYAENNIAFVGKQMCAQRRDMSWMRIERYFEKADNNAGFSTRYLPMMCQQCGNAPCEPVCPVYATYHNPEGLNGMVYNRCVGTRYCSNNCTYKVRKFNWYTYKWPEPLNWQL